One genomic region from Muriicola soli encodes:
- a CDS encoding cytochrome c oxidase subunit 3, translating into MDSTISTGAEEESVWGGGNQPLGASYGKLMMWFFIVSDALTFSGFLASYGFSRFKFIETWPIADEVFTHVPFIHGNFPMYYVAFMTFILIMSSVTMVLAVDAGHRMMKNKVIIYMFLTIIGGAIFVGSQAWEWATFIKGDYGAVETNGGRILQFVKADTGERAALADFAQSIESERVTQQKSEGVWYSGETALPTYSLNEVTQGFLSNPNILIRTETINEEGEKTLLTREESLAKIKDAKLVVEGANLIRNEYGSRLFADFFFFITGFHGFHVFSGVVINVIIFFNIILGTYERRGHYEMVEKVGLYWHFVDLVWVFVFTFFYLV; encoded by the coding sequence ATGGATTCGACGATCTCAACAGGAGCAGAAGAAGAAAGCGTATGGGGTGGCGGTAACCAGCCTTTAGGTGCTAGTTACGGTAAATTGATGATGTGGTTCTTTATTGTCTCTGATGCCCTTACTTTTTCCGGATTTTTGGCCTCCTATGGATTTTCCAGATTTAAGTTTATAGAAACCTGGCCGATCGCCGATGAGGTGTTTACTCACGTACCATTTATTCACGGGAATTTCCCCATGTACTACGTGGCATTTATGACCTTTATTCTGATCATGTCTTCTGTAACCATGGTATTGGCGGTGGATGCAGGTCACAGGATGATGAAGAACAAGGTGATCATCTATATGTTCCTCACCATCATCGGAGGAGCAATATTCGTTGGGTCTCAGGCCTGGGAATGGGCCACTTTTATCAAAGGTGACTACGGTGCGGTTGAGACCAATGGAGGTCGGATCCTTCAGTTTGTCAAGGCCGATACGGGGGAGCGAGCTGCTCTCGCAGATTTTGCCCAATCGATAGAATCTGAGCGAGTGACACAACAGAAGAGTGAAGGGGTCTGGTATTCAGGAGAGACTGCCCTGCCTACCTACTCACTCAATGAGGTTACTCAAGGCTTTTTATCAAACCCAAATATTCTGATCCGTACAGAAACGATAAATGAGGAAGGAGAAAAAACCCTCTTAACACGGGAAGAATCCCTGGCTAAAATAAAGGACGCGAAATTAGTGGTTGAAGGCGCCAACCTGATCAGGAATGAATACGGTAGCCGTCTTTTTGCCGATTTCTTTTTCTTTATTACCGGGTTTCACGGATTTCACGTTTTTTCAGGAGTTGTAATTAACGTGATCATCTTCTTTAATATCATCCTGGGCACATACGAAAGAAGAGGGCATTACGAAATGGTCGAAAAGGTCGGGCTTTACTGGCACTTTGTTGACTTGGTCTGGGTATTTGTCTTCACCTTCTTTTACCTTGTTTAA
- a CDS encoding cytochrome C oxidase subunit IV family protein — translation MSHEHKLAIFRGTLKFKSNTQKIWGVLIFLSIVTTIEVALGITKPEIFVANTFIGMKLLNWIFIILTLVKAYYIAWDFMHLRDEKSSLRRAIVWTPIFLVSYLIFILLFEADYIYNVFKDGFIQWDF, via the coding sequence ATGTCACACGAACATAAATTAGCGATCTTCAGAGGGACCTTGAAATTCAAGTCGAATACCCAGAAAATATGGGGCGTCTTGATTTTCTTATCCATCGTTACAACCATTGAGGTTGCCTTAGGTATAACAAAACCTGAAATATTCGTTGCCAATACCTTTATAGGGATGAAATTGCTCAACTGGATATTCATCATTTTAACCCTGGTAAAGGCTTATTATATCGCCTGGGATTTTATGCACCTTCGCGACGAAAAAAGTTCCTTGAGAAGGGCCATCGTCTGGACCCCTATCTTTCTGGTGAGTTACCTGATATTTATCCTGCTTTTCGAAGCTGATTACATTTATAACGTCTTTAAAGACGGCTTTATACAATGGGATTTCTAA
- a CDS encoding SCO family protein has product MNKKYTYIWVSLIVLIFGIIFIPRIIDRIKSGSIVENTRMNVAEGAGRPLEYITLNDKKRRVPAFSFLNQDSLLITNEDYKGKVYVVEFFFTTCPTICPIMNQNLVEIQNEFREFENFGIASFTINPDYDTPMVLKEYAEKYGITDMDWNLLTGDSQEVMKLANEGFNIFAASSPDVPGGFEHSGLFALIDKNGYLRSRKDAFGNPLIYYRGTIRESLGENFEGEQEQISILKEDIKKLLEE; this is encoded by the coding sequence ATGAACAAGAAATACACTTATATCTGGGTTTCTCTGATTGTGCTGATCTTCGGTATCATCTTTATTCCAAGGATCATTGACCGAATTAAGTCGGGAAGTATCGTTGAAAATACAAGAATGAATGTCGCTGAAGGAGCGGGTCGACCTCTCGAATACATTACCTTGAATGACAAAAAGCGCCGTGTTCCGGCCTTTAGTTTTCTAAATCAGGATAGCCTTTTAATAACCAATGAAGATTATAAAGGGAAGGTCTACGTGGTTGAATTCTTTTTTACAACATGTCCTACCATCTGCCCGATTATGAATCAAAACTTGGTGGAGATTCAGAACGAATTCAGAGAGTTTGAAAATTTTGGAATAGCTTCTTTCACCATTAACCCCGACTATGATACTCCGATGGTTTTAAAGGAATACGCAGAGAAATACGGTATTACGGACATGGACTGGAACCTGCTTACGGGCGACTCCCAGGAAGTTATGAAACTGGCCAACGAAGGCTTTAACATTTTTGCTGCCAGCTCTCCGGACGTGCCGGGAGGATTTGAACATTCAGGGCTTTTTGCCCTGATCGATAAAAACGGTTACCTGCGTTCCAGAAAAGACGCTTTTGGCAATCCTCTGATATATTACCGCGGTACTATCAGGGAATCGCTGGGCGAAAATTTTGAAGGGGAGCAGGAGCAAATCAGTATTTTAAAAGAAGACATCAAAAAATTATTGGAAGAATAA
- a CDS encoding DUF420 domain-containing protein, with amino-acid sequence MSTVSLNEKQVNRGITVISIVIPIVVAVLFGVRIPDVEPLSFLPPIYASINGLTAVLLVAAVWAIKNEKRQLHQRLMTTCIALSLVFLIMYVAYHMTSDSTPFGGEGWVRYVYYFILITHILLSIAIIPLVLHTYARAYLKNFERHKKLARITFPIWLYVAVTGVIVYLMISPYYSY; translated from the coding sequence ATGAGTACGGTAAGCTTAAATGAAAAGCAAGTCAATAGGGGAATTACGGTTATTTCTATCGTAATCCCAATTGTAGTAGCAGTCCTGTTTGGCGTGCGGATACCGGATGTGGAACCCCTTAGTTTTCTGCCTCCCATTTATGCGTCAATAAATGGTCTTACAGCAGTTCTGCTGGTAGCTGCTGTCTGGGCTATCAAAAACGAAAAAAGACAGCTGCACCAGCGATTGATGACCACTTGTATAGCGCTATCATTGGTCTTCCTGATCATGTATGTGGCCTATCATATGACCTCTGATTCAACACCCTTTGGTGGAGAAGGTTGGGTGAGATACGTCTACTATTTTATTCTGATTACCCATATCTTACTCTCCATAGCCATTATTCCGCTTGTTCTGCATACCTATGCCCGAGCGTACTTAAAAAATTTTGAGAGACATAAAAAACTGGCGAGAATTACCTTTCCCATCTGGTTATACGTTGCCGTAACGGGAGTGATTGTGTATCTGATGATTTCGCCCTATTACTCTTATTAA
- a CDS encoding ABC transporter permease produces MFDLERWQEIFDTIRKNKLRTFLTGVSVASGIFILVILLGFGQGMQNGISYEFEQDATTIVEVWPGVTTKEYKGLNPGRRIQLRNENYEAANSLLGEEIEYKSPLIFVRNVNVNYGKEALVYGVRGVSYDYQFIDNAKLHEGRFLNYQDIASTAKVALIGKKIKEDVFKSVESPIGEFINISGILFKIIGVFDEREQREEERIYIPVTTAQKVFNGADYINNISYTLPKVDNFDEAVAQAVVFKDNLQSYLQQVHTVAPDDTSAIQVWSALEEAKRYFSLIGNIKFFFWFVGICTIIAGVVGVSNIMLIVVKERTREIGIRKALGAKPLSIIGMILHEAIFVTAISGFAGLIFSMGLLEIVGPYIEVDYVLNPSVNFNVALATVFVLIVAGTIAGFFPAWRAAHIHTIDALRDE; encoded by the coding sequence ATGTTCGATCTTGAGAGATGGCAAGAGATTTTTGATACCATCAGAAAAAACAAATTACGTACTTTTTTAACCGGTGTCTCTGTGGCGTCAGGGATCTTTATTTTGGTTATCCTTCTGGGCTTTGGCCAGGGTATGCAAAACGGGATCAGCTACGAATTTGAACAGGATGCTACCACCATCGTTGAGGTCTGGCCAGGCGTTACCACAAAAGAGTACAAAGGATTGAATCCGGGCAGAAGGATTCAATTGCGCAATGAGAACTACGAAGCTGCGAATTCCCTCCTTGGCGAAGAGATCGAATATAAATCACCCTTGATTTTTGTCAGAAATGTCAACGTCAATTACGGAAAAGAAGCCTTAGTCTATGGCGTTAGGGGTGTTTCATATGATTACCAGTTTATAGATAATGCCAAATTACACGAAGGACGGTTCCTGAATTACCAGGATATTGCAAGCACGGCTAAGGTGGCCCTCATTGGAAAAAAAATCAAAGAGGACGTCTTTAAGAGTGTTGAAAGTCCGATAGGAGAATTCATCAATATTTCAGGAATCCTATTTAAAATCATCGGAGTCTTTGATGAGCGGGAACAGAGAGAAGAAGAACGTATCTACATTCCGGTGACCACCGCCCAAAAGGTATTCAACGGGGCAGACTATATCAACAATATTTCTTACACCCTTCCCAAGGTGGACAACTTTGATGAAGCTGTTGCCCAAGCCGTTGTATTTAAAGACAATTTGCAGTCTTATCTTCAGCAGGTCCACACGGTGGCTCCTGATGACACAAGCGCCATACAGGTGTGGAGTGCATTGGAAGAGGCGAAGCGATATTTTAGCCTGATTGGCAACATCAAATTTTTCTTTTGGTTTGTAGGCATATGCACCATCATTGCAGGCGTGGTTGGAGTGAGCAATATCATGCTTATTGTGGTTAAGGAACGCACAAGGGAAATCGGAATACGAAAAGCCCTTGGGGCGAAACCCTTGTCTATCATAGGAATGATCTTGCATGAGGCGATTTTCGTCACCGCAATTTCAGGCTTTGCCGGGCTGATTTTTAGTATGGGACTACTCGAAATAGTTGGCCCTTACATCGAAGTAGATTACGTTTTAAATCCATCCGTGAATTTTAATGTAGCCCTGGCTACGGTTTTTGTTTTGATTGTCGCCGGGACAATTGCAGGGTTTTTTCCTGCCTGGCGGGCTGCACATATTCATACCATTGACGCATTGCGGGACGAATAA
- a CDS encoding ABC transporter permease, whose protein sequence is MFNRDRWKEILEVLTTNWFRTVLTAFGVFWGILILIILLSAGKGLENGIRADFGDIATNTMFMWTRSTTKAHMGLPIGRNFRFKTEDVETLREKFPQLRFISPRNQLGGFRGSNNVVRGIKTGAYNVYGDYPEIIQQEPMAITAGRFINHNDINNNRKVAVIGLGVRNELYDPGEDVIGTYIKIQGVNFMVVGTYKKRSSNGDGEEGQKEIYVPFTAFSQAFNQGNNVGWMAITAKDDYPITGLKEGIVNEMKTAHKVHPEDTRAVGFFDLYEEFNRVESLFGAMSFIGYFVGILVLLSGIIGVSNIMLIVVKERTKEIGIRRALGEDPWSIRKQILLESIFLTIISGMAGIVIGALFIYGVNALLEANGPVDMFMNPSVNLGVVSAALVILIISGLLAGFIPAQSAIKVRPIDALRTE, encoded by the coding sequence ATGTTCAACAGAGATCGTTGGAAAGAGATATTGGAAGTACTCACCACGAATTGGTTTCGTACGGTGCTTACGGCCTTTGGGGTATTTTGGGGTATTTTGATCCTGATCATACTGCTTTCTGCCGGGAAGGGACTTGAGAATGGTATCCGCGCCGATTTTGGGGATATCGCCACCAATACGATGTTTATGTGGACTCGCAGTACAACAAAAGCGCATATGGGTCTGCCCATTGGACGGAATTTCAGATTTAAAACAGAAGATGTAGAAACCCTGAGAGAAAAATTCCCTCAATTGAGATTTATTTCTCCAAGAAACCAGCTCGGTGGTTTCCGTGGAAGCAATAATGTTGTCCGGGGAATCAAAACGGGAGCTTATAACGTTTACGGTGATTATCCCGAGATTATTCAGCAGGAGCCCATGGCCATCACTGCAGGCCGATTTATCAATCACAACGACATCAACAATAATCGGAAAGTGGCCGTTATAGGCTTGGGTGTCCGCAATGAATTGTACGATCCGGGAGAAGATGTAATAGGTACATACATCAAAATCCAGGGGGTAAATTTTATGGTGGTGGGGACCTACAAGAAAAGATCCAGCAACGGAGACGGGGAGGAAGGTCAGAAAGAAATTTATGTGCCCTTTACTGCATTTTCCCAGGCCTTTAATCAGGGGAACAATGTGGGTTGGATGGCGATCACGGCAAAAGATGACTACCCCATCACCGGATTAAAAGAAGGTATTGTAAATGAAATGAAAACTGCTCACAAGGTCCATCCGGAAGATACAAGGGCCGTTGGATTTTTTGATCTTTACGAAGAGTTTAACCGGGTGGAAAGCCTGTTCGGGGCCATGAGTTTTATTGGATATTTTGTAGGAATCCTGGTCCTCTTATCCGGGATCATTGGCGTGAGCAACATCATGCTTATCGTTGTTAAGGAACGCACTAAAGAGATTGGAATTAGGCGTGCCCTGGGAGAAGATCCCTGGTCGATCAGGAAACAGATCCTGCTCGAATCTATCTTTCTTACGATTATCTCAGGCATGGCAGGCATTGTCATTGGTGCCTTGTTCATATACGGGGTAAATGCTTTGTTGGAAGCGAACGGACCTGTAGACATGTTTATGAATCCAAGTGTCAATCTCGGGGTCGTCTCAGCCGCCCTTGTCATTCTTATTATTTCAGGTCTGCTGGCTGGCTTTATTCCTGCACAAAGCGCAATAAAAGTACGTCCGATTGATGCCCTGAGAACCGAATAA
- a CDS encoding efflux RND transporter periplasmic adaptor subunit: MKKSVTVIILLLIVITFGVAMVYLYQKNAEDPVIYETEQAEKRTIIKKTVATGSILPLEEVLIKPNISGVIEEIYVEGGDYVKSGDLIARIKVVPNLNALNDSKNAIEDARINLEDQRRNFDRQSELYSKGVVSKVDLERAQVTYDQAKQAYSAANKRYDIVQTGTTKGLSSSANTLIRATVSGMVLEVPVEVGNQVIESNTFNEGTTIAAIADVNKMIFEGKVDESEVGKIKENLPLEITVGAIENKVFDAVLDYIAPKGKAENGAIQFEIKGTLNKGDTVFIRAGLSANASIILARADSVLSIKEALVQFDSETKTPFVEVATGDQQFTRKDIQLGVSDGIYVEVLSGLSEEDKIKVWNALQTDSFGG; this comes from the coding sequence ATGAAAAAATCAGTAACCGTTATTATCCTCTTACTTATCGTGATCACTTTTGGGGTGGCCATGGTGTATCTGTATCAAAAAAATGCAGAAGACCCTGTGATCTATGAAACAGAACAGGCGGAAAAGCGTACCATTATTAAGAAGACTGTAGCTACAGGGAGCATTTTGCCTTTGGAAGAGGTTCTGATAAAGCCAAATATCTCAGGTGTGATAGAAGAAATCTACGTGGAAGGTGGTGATTACGTGAAATCGGGAGATCTTATAGCCAGGATTAAAGTAGTACCCAACCTCAACGCACTTAATGATTCTAAGAACGCCATAGAAGATGCACGAATCAACCTGGAGGATCAGAGGCGAAATTTTGACCGTCAAAGCGAACTCTACTCCAAAGGAGTGGTTTCAAAAGTAGATCTGGAAAGGGCCCAGGTGACATACGATCAGGCCAAACAGGCGTATTCTGCAGCTAACAAACGGTACGACATTGTGCAAACCGGGACTACGAAAGGTCTGAGTAGTTCGGCCAATACTCTTATACGAGCAACCGTAAGCGGAATGGTACTGGAAGTTCCCGTGGAAGTTGGAAACCAGGTCATAGAAAGTAATACATTTAATGAAGGGACAACCATAGCGGCTATTGCTGACGTCAACAAGATGATATTTGAAGGGAAGGTTGACGAATCTGAGGTTGGTAAAATTAAGGAGAATCTCCCTCTTGAAATTACGGTAGGGGCTATAGAGAACAAGGTATTTGACGCTGTTCTTGATTATATCGCCCCAAAAGGAAAAGCAGAGAACGGTGCCATTCAGTTTGAGATCAAGGGAACTCTAAACAAAGGCGATACTGTATTTATCCGGGCAGGGCTGAGCGCCAATGCATCTATTATTTTAGCCAGAGCAGACAGCGTATTGTCAATCAAGGAGGCTTTGGTGCAATTTGATTCTGAGACAAAAACACCCTTCGTGGAAGTAGCTACCGGAGACCAGCAGTTTACCCGCAAAGACATCCAGTTGGGAGTTAGTGACGGCATTTATGTTGAAGTTCTGTCAGGACTTTCAGAAGAAGACAAGATCAAGGTTTGGAATGCGCTTCAGACTGATTCCTTCGGGGGATGA